A genomic stretch from Edaphobacter aggregans includes:
- a CDS encoding FtsX-like permease family protein, whose product MRMISEQLQRQYAITWRDLNASVIPYSEVVVGHIRSILLMLLSGASLLLLIACVNVGSLVLVRSESRRREIAVRGALGATTARLVRQFVTEGLLLAGLGSGAGIIVAAALMRLLAHLVPKGMASGMPFLNGVGLNAHTVAFAGATALLAALLLATTPVLRFSFQRVRDGLTDGDRGAASGLWRRLGANLVVVELAIAVVLLTGAGLFGRSLYRLLHVPLGFDANHLATVEVAAPDSVYKGKEQTAELYREIAQRIASLPGVESAGLTSRLPVGCNCPTDGIRIVGRPYHGEHNEVNERHVSASYLSTLKATLMRGRFFTEADDASHPGVAIINQALARKFFPGVDPIGQNIADDEGGLPSVWQIVGVIDDIREGPLDVDIAPTEYFPINQTDEPSFTLAARSSQDANALLPVLVRMLRQINPDLGVSNEVSLSEKIGTTQAAMLHRFSAWLVGGFATTALILGVVGVYGVIAYSVSQRTREIGVRMALGAQRSSVYRLVLRQAGWLTLAGLAIGLFCSLGTSILMRSLLFSVYAWDPVTLLCVAALLGLASIAASFLPARRAASTDPVEALRAE is encoded by the coding sequence ATGAGGATGATTTCGGAACAACTCCAGCGGCAATATGCCATTACCTGGCGTGACCTGAACGCTAGTGTCATACCTTACTCGGAGGTCGTTGTTGGCCATATCCGATCCATTCTGCTGATGCTGCTTAGTGGAGCCAGCCTGCTCTTGCTGATTGCGTGCGTCAACGTAGGCAGTCTTGTTCTGGTGCGGTCGGAGAGCCGAAGACGCGAGATTGCCGTGCGAGGAGCATTGGGAGCAACCACGGCGCGGCTGGTAAGGCAATTCGTAACCGAAGGGCTTCTGCTTGCAGGACTCGGCAGCGGAGCAGGCATCATCGTTGCAGCTGCTCTCATGAGGCTTCTTGCCCACCTGGTTCCTAAAGGCATGGCTTCCGGCATGCCATTCCTTAACGGTGTTGGCTTGAACGCACATACCGTAGCATTCGCTGGCGCAACCGCTTTACTGGCTGCGCTGCTGCTGGCGACAACCCCAGTCTTGCGGTTTTCATTTCAGAGAGTGCGCGACGGATTGACTGACGGAGATCGCGGCGCAGCCAGCGGACTCTGGCGCAGATTGGGAGCAAATCTGGTCGTCGTTGAACTGGCTATCGCCGTCGTGCTTCTTACAGGAGCCGGGCTGTTTGGACGGAGCCTTTATCGACTGCTGCATGTACCGCTCGGATTTGACGCGAACCACCTTGCAACGGTGGAAGTCGCAGCACCCGACTCAGTTTATAAGGGGAAAGAGCAGACCGCAGAGCTTTACAGGGAGATCGCACAACGTATCGCAAGCTTGCCCGGAGTTGAATCGGCAGGTCTTACGTCGAGGTTGCCGGTAGGGTGTAATTGCCCCACCGACGGAATCCGAATCGTGGGGAGACCCTATCACGGTGAACATAACGAGGTGAACGAACGCCATGTGAGCGCGAGTTATCTATCCACGCTCAAAGCGACCCTGATGCGGGGACGATTCTTCACCGAGGCTGACGACGCTTCGCACCCTGGAGTGGCCATCATTAATCAGGCGCTTGCGCGAAAGTTTTTCCCAGGCGTCGATCCTATTGGCCAAAACATCGCAGATGATGAAGGAGGACTGCCATCCGTCTGGCAGATCGTCGGGGTGATCGACGACATTCGTGAAGGACCACTCGACGTCGATATTGCGCCCACAGAGTATTTCCCCATCAACCAGACAGACGAGCCCTCCTTCACTCTTGCCGCACGCTCTTCACAGGATGCGAACGCACTGCTACCGGTGCTGGTCAGGATGCTTCGACAGATCAACCCGGATTTGGGAGTATCCAATGAAGTGAGTCTGAGCGAAAAAATTGGGACAACGCAGGCTGCCATGCTGCACCGCTTTTCTGCATGGCTGGTAGGCGGATTCGCAACTACAGCCCTCATACTTGGAGTTGTCGGAGTCTATGGAGTAATTGCCTACTCGGTAAGCCAAAGGACGCGCGAGATCGGGGTACGCATGGCACTTGGGGCACAGCGCAGTTCTGTGTATCGTCTCGTCCTTCGACAGGCGGGATGGCTGACTTTAGCAGGGCTGGCCATTGGACTGTTCTGCTCTTTGGGGACGTCAATACTGATGCGTAGTCTTTTGTTCAGCGTGTACGCGTGGGACCCAGTAACTTTGCTTTGCGTAGCCGCTTTACTTGGTTTGGCATCAATAGCAGCAAGCTTTCTTCCTGCCCGCCGGGCCGCATCGACAGATCCGGTGGAAGCCCTTCGTGCCGAATAG